In a single window of the Chiloscyllium punctatum isolate Juve2018m chromosome 25, sChiPun1.3, whole genome shotgun sequence genome:
- the rbmx gene encoding RNA-binding motif protein, X chromosome isoform X1, whose amino-acid sequence MLPELVNFSSSLFLSSEVWLLFPPGVISFGDKDRNCTDFQVTVTMVEADRPGKLFIGGLNTETNEKALEAVFGKYGRIVEVLLMKDRETNKSRGFAFVTFESPGDARDAARDMNGKSLDGKPIKVEQATKPAFENSGRRGPPPPPRSRGPPRGIRGGRGGSGGMRGPPQKGEHGEWIQEIEQCYLKRNVHFFRSPDPRDDMGAYSVSSRGPPLKRGPPGRANGPPPKRPLPSGPMRSGGMGGRGSGSRGPPSRERDSYGSPPSRREMMPSRRDDYMPRDDYYNSRDSYSSRDYPSSRDSRDYGPPPRDSYSSREYSHSGRDDYGSRGYSDRDGYGGREPRDYYNDRPSGGSYRDSYDGYGNSRGAPPARGPPPSYSGSGRYDDYSTSSRDGYGGGRDNYRSETYSSSRNDRVGRQDRGPAMPMERGYPPRNSYNSSSRGGNRGSGRGGNRYDRGSGRSRY is encoded by the exons atgctgccagagctggtGAATTTCTCCAGTAGTTTGTTTCTTTCTAGTGAAGTTTGGCTTCTCTTCCCACCAGGTGTAATTTCCTTTGGTGATAAAGATCGAAACTGCACGGACTTTCAG GTGACCGTCACAATGGTGGAAGCAGATCGTCCTGGAAAACTCTTCATTGGCGGTCTGAATACCGAAACAAATGAAAAGGCACTTGAAGCAGTATTTGGCAAATATGGAAGAATAGTAGAAG TTCTGCTGATGAAAGACCGTGAAACAAATAAGTCAAGAGGTTTTGCTTTTGTTACCTTCGAAAGTCCAGGAGATGCAAGGGATGCAGCAAGGGATATGAATGGAAAG TCTTTGGATGGAAAACCCATTAAAGTAGAGCAAGCTACTAAACCAGCATTTGAAAATAGTGGACGACGtggaccacccccacccccaagaaGCCGTGGTCCTCCTAGGGGGATTCGAGGTGGAAGAGGAGGTAGTGGAGGAATGAGAGGTCCACCTCAAAAAG GTGAGCACGGTGAATGGATTCAGGAGATAGAACAGTGCTACCTTAAGAGGAATGTACATTTCTTTAGGAGTCCTGACCCACGAGATGATATGGGAGCATACTCTG TCTCCTCCAGAGGACCACCACTGAAAAGGGGTCCCCCAGGGCGTGCAAATGGACCACCACCTAAAAGGCCCCTTCCTTCAGGACCAATGCGGAGTGGAGGAATGGGCGGAAGAGGAAGTGGGTCAAGAG GACCTCCCTCACGTGAAAGGGACAGTTATGGTTCACCACCTTCTCGTAGAGAGATGATGCCCTCCAGAAGGGATGATTATATGCCAAGAGATGATTATTACAACAGCAGAGACAG TTATTCTAGCAGAGATTATCCAAGTTCTAGAGATTCAAGAGATTATGGTCCACCACCAAGGGACTCCTACAGTTCTCGAGAATATTCTCACTCCGGGCGTGATGATTATGGCTCACGAGGATACAG TGATCGTGATGGGTATGGTGGACGTGAACCACGTGACTACTATAATGATCGCCCAAGTGGTGGCTCTTACAGAGATTCCTATGATGGCTATG GTAACTCACGTGGTGCTCCACCTGCACGAGGGCCCCCACCATCTTACAGTGGAAGTGGTCGTTATGATGACTACAGCACCAGTTCTCGGGATGGATATGGTGGAGGCCGTGATAACTACAGAAGTGAGACTTACTCAAGTAGCCGCAATGATCGTGTTGGTAGGCAAGATAGAGGCCCAGCTATGCCAATGGAAAGAGGCTATCCCCCACGTAACTCGTACAACAGCTCGAGCCGTGGAGGAAATCGTGGATCTGGGCGCGGTGGGAACCGCTACGACAGGGGCAGTGGCCGAAGCAGATACTAA
- the rbmx gene encoding RNA-binding motif protein, X chromosome isoform X2, with the protein MLPELVNFSSSLFLSSEVWLLFPPGVISFGDKDRNCTDFQVTVTMVEADRPGKLFIGGLNTETNEKALEAVFGKYGRIVEVLLMKDRETNKSRGFAFVTFESPGDARDAARDMNGKSLDGKPIKVEQATKPAFENSGRRGPPPPPRSRGPPRGIRGGRGGSGGMRGPPQKVSSRGPPLKRGPPGRANGPPPKRPLPSGPMRSGGMGGRGSGSRGPPSRERDSYGSPPSRREMMPSRRDDYMPRDDYYNSRDSYSSRDYPSSRDSRDYGPPPRDSYSSREYSHSGRDDYGSRGYSDRDGYGGREPRDYYNDRPSGGSYRDSYDGYGNSRGAPPARGPPPSYSGSGRYDDYSTSSRDGYGGGRDNYRSETYSSSRNDRVGRQDRGPAMPMERGYPPRNSYNSSSRGGNRGSGRGGNRYDRGSGRSRY; encoded by the exons atgctgccagagctggtGAATTTCTCCAGTAGTTTGTTTCTTTCTAGTGAAGTTTGGCTTCTCTTCCCACCAGGTGTAATTTCCTTTGGTGATAAAGATCGAAACTGCACGGACTTTCAG GTGACCGTCACAATGGTGGAAGCAGATCGTCCTGGAAAACTCTTCATTGGCGGTCTGAATACCGAAACAAATGAAAAGGCACTTGAAGCAGTATTTGGCAAATATGGAAGAATAGTAGAAG TTCTGCTGATGAAAGACCGTGAAACAAATAAGTCAAGAGGTTTTGCTTTTGTTACCTTCGAAAGTCCAGGAGATGCAAGGGATGCAGCAAGGGATATGAATGGAAAG TCTTTGGATGGAAAACCCATTAAAGTAGAGCAAGCTACTAAACCAGCATTTGAAAATAGTGGACGACGtggaccacccccacccccaagaaGCCGTGGTCCTCCTAGGGGGATTCGAGGTGGAAGAGGAGGTAGTGGAGGAATGAGAGGTCCACCTCAAAAAG TCTCCTCCAGAGGACCACCACTGAAAAGGGGTCCCCCAGGGCGTGCAAATGGACCACCACCTAAAAGGCCCCTTCCTTCAGGACCAATGCGGAGTGGAGGAATGGGCGGAAGAGGAAGTGGGTCAAGAG GACCTCCCTCACGTGAAAGGGACAGTTATGGTTCACCACCTTCTCGTAGAGAGATGATGCCCTCCAGAAGGGATGATTATATGCCAAGAGATGATTATTACAACAGCAGAGACAG TTATTCTAGCAGAGATTATCCAAGTTCTAGAGATTCAAGAGATTATGGTCCACCACCAAGGGACTCCTACAGTTCTCGAGAATATTCTCACTCCGGGCGTGATGATTATGGCTCACGAGGATACAG TGATCGTGATGGGTATGGTGGACGTGAACCACGTGACTACTATAATGATCGCCCAAGTGGTGGCTCTTACAGAGATTCCTATGATGGCTATG GTAACTCACGTGGTGCTCCACCTGCACGAGGGCCCCCACCATCTTACAGTGGAAGTGGTCGTTATGATGACTACAGCACCAGTTCTCGGGATGGATATGGTGGAGGCCGTGATAACTACAGAAGTGAGACTTACTCAAGTAGCCGCAATGATCGTGTTGGTAGGCAAGATAGAGGCCCAGCTATGCCAATGGAAAGAGGCTATCCCCCACGTAACTCGTACAACAGCTCGAGCCGTGGAGGAAATCGTGGATCTGGGCGCGGTGGGAACCGCTACGACAGGGGCAGTGGCCGAAGCAGATACTAA
- the rbmx gene encoding RNA-binding motif protein, X chromosome isoform X3 — translation MVEADRPGKLFIGGLNTETNEKALEAVFGKYGRIVEVLLMKDRETNKSRGFAFVTFESPGDARDAARDMNGKSLDGKPIKVEQATKPAFENSGRRGPPPPPRSRGPPRGIRGGRGGSGGMRGPPQKGEHGEWIQEIEQCYLKRNVHFFRSPDPRDDMGAYSVSSRGPPLKRGPPGRANGPPPKRPLPSGPMRSGGMGGRGSGSRGPPSRERDSYGSPPSRREMMPSRRDDYMPRDDYYNSRDSYSSRDYPSSRDSRDYGPPPRDSYSSREYSHSGRDDYGSRGYSDRDGYGGREPRDYYNDRPSGGSYRDSYDGYGNSRGAPPARGPPPSYSGSGRYDDYSTSSRDGYGGGRDNYRSETYSSSRNDRVGRQDRGPAMPMERGYPPRNSYNSSSRGGNRGSGRGGNRYDRGSGRSRY, via the exons ATGGTGGAAGCAGATCGTCCTGGAAAACTCTTCATTGGCGGTCTGAATACCGAAACAAATGAAAAGGCACTTGAAGCAGTATTTGGCAAATATGGAAGAATAGTAGAAG TTCTGCTGATGAAAGACCGTGAAACAAATAAGTCAAGAGGTTTTGCTTTTGTTACCTTCGAAAGTCCAGGAGATGCAAGGGATGCAGCAAGGGATATGAATGGAAAG TCTTTGGATGGAAAACCCATTAAAGTAGAGCAAGCTACTAAACCAGCATTTGAAAATAGTGGACGACGtggaccacccccacccccaagaaGCCGTGGTCCTCCTAGGGGGATTCGAGGTGGAAGAGGAGGTAGTGGAGGAATGAGAGGTCCACCTCAAAAAG GTGAGCACGGTGAATGGATTCAGGAGATAGAACAGTGCTACCTTAAGAGGAATGTACATTTCTTTAGGAGTCCTGACCCACGAGATGATATGGGAGCATACTCTG TCTCCTCCAGAGGACCACCACTGAAAAGGGGTCCCCCAGGGCGTGCAAATGGACCACCACCTAAAAGGCCCCTTCCTTCAGGACCAATGCGGAGTGGAGGAATGGGCGGAAGAGGAAGTGGGTCAAGAG GACCTCCCTCACGTGAAAGGGACAGTTATGGTTCACCACCTTCTCGTAGAGAGATGATGCCCTCCAGAAGGGATGATTATATGCCAAGAGATGATTATTACAACAGCAGAGACAG TTATTCTAGCAGAGATTATCCAAGTTCTAGAGATTCAAGAGATTATGGTCCACCACCAAGGGACTCCTACAGTTCTCGAGAATATTCTCACTCCGGGCGTGATGATTATGGCTCACGAGGATACAG TGATCGTGATGGGTATGGTGGACGTGAACCACGTGACTACTATAATGATCGCCCAAGTGGTGGCTCTTACAGAGATTCCTATGATGGCTATG GTAACTCACGTGGTGCTCCACCTGCACGAGGGCCCCCACCATCTTACAGTGGAAGTGGTCGTTATGATGACTACAGCACCAGTTCTCGGGATGGATATGGTGGAGGCCGTGATAACTACAGAAGTGAGACTTACTCAAGTAGCCGCAATGATCGTGTTGGTAGGCAAGATAGAGGCCCAGCTATGCCAATGGAAAGAGGCTATCCCCCACGTAACTCGTACAACAGCTCGAGCCGTGGAGGAAATCGTGGATCTGGGCGCGGTGGGAACCGCTACGACAGGGGCAGTGGCCGAAGCAGATACTAA